A portion of the Streptomyces erythrochromogenes genome contains these proteins:
- a CDS encoding sigma-70 family RNA polymerase sigma factor, with protein sequence MDGHATPTERFEEHRSHLRAVSYRMLGSLSEADDAVQEAWLRLSRSDVGEVANLGGWLTTVVSRVCLNMLRSRATRREDPLDAWSTDPAAGREDTVDPEQEAVMADSVGLTLLVVLDTLTPAERLAFVLHDLFAVSFDEIAPLLGKTPAATRQLASRARRRVKGAPLVSEGDLARRRRVVEAFLAATRGGNFDDLVSLLHPDVVLRADQAVGPTPRPLLVAGAVTVAKGAMAAMQRARSTQPALVGGTVGIAMAPLGRLFLVLEFTIEDDLITAIDITAEPERLATLELAVLDP encoded by the coding sequence GTGGACGGGCATGCAACGCCGACGGAGCGGTTCGAAGAGCACCGCTCTCATCTCAGGGCGGTGTCCTACCGAATGCTGGGTTCGCTCTCCGAGGCCGACGACGCCGTTCAGGAGGCGTGGCTGCGCCTGAGTCGCTCCGACGTCGGCGAGGTGGCGAACCTCGGCGGGTGGCTGACCACGGTCGTGTCTCGGGTGTGCCTGAACATGCTGCGCTCGCGCGCGACCCGGCGCGAGGACCCGCTGGACGCCTGGTCCACCGACCCCGCCGCCGGCCGCGAGGACACCGTCGACCCCGAGCAGGAGGCCGTGATGGCCGACTCGGTCGGGCTCACCCTGCTGGTGGTGCTCGACACCCTGACGCCCGCCGAACGCCTCGCGTTCGTGCTGCACGACCTGTTCGCCGTGTCCTTCGACGAGATCGCCCCGCTGCTCGGCAAGACCCCCGCGGCCACCCGCCAGCTCGCCAGCCGCGCCCGCCGCAGGGTCAAGGGGGCCCCGCTGGTGTCCGAGGGCGACCTGGCGCGCCGGCGCCGCGTCGTGGAGGCCTTCCTCGCCGCCACCCGCGGCGGGAACTTCGACGACCTCGTCTCTCTGCTCCATCCCGACGTGGTGCTCCGGGCCGACCAGGCCGTCGGCCCCACCCCGCGGCCGCTTCTGGTCGCCGGGGCGGTCACCGTCGCCAAGGGCGCCATGGCCGCGATGCAGCGGGCGCGGTCCACGCAGCCGGCGCTGGTGGGCGGCACGGTGGGCATCGCGATGGCTCCGCTGGGTCGGCTGTTCCTGGTACTGGAGTTCACGATCGAGGACGACTTGATCACCGCGATCGACATCACGGCGGAACCGGAGCGCCTCGCCACGCTGGAACTGGCCGTGCTCGACCCCTGA